A window from Candidatus Rickettsiella viridis encodes these proteins:
- the hemC gene encoding hydroxymethylbilane synthase, whose translation MTARKHLRIATRKSPLAYWQANAVKMQLEKHYPFMRIELFPLVTEGDRYLETSLNKLGGKGLFVKELEKALLNGDADIAVHSMKDVPMDLAKGLKLTAICEREDVRDVLISTSGENIKQLPSGSNVGSSSLRRQSQLMALRPDLTVQVLRGNIGTRLEKLAAGEYDAIILAAAGLIRLQKTSCISEYLEPSYFLPAPGQGALGIESRSDDNELLSLMAILNHKSTYDCVSAERALSRQLAGSCQVPIAAYAECLPNEQLRLQGLVAKPDGSLLIRVEKHGSVNEVEKLGITAARELLAQGADRILQDLSWSS comes from the coding sequence GTGACGGCAAGAAAACATTTGCGTATCGCAACTCGAAAAAGTCCTTTGGCTTATTGGCAAGCTAACGCAGTTAAGATGCAATTGGAAAAACATTATCCTTTTATGCGGATTGAGCTATTTCCTCTGGTTACAGAAGGCGATAGGTATTTAGAAACTTCGCTGAATAAACTAGGGGGTAAAGGACTTTTTGTTAAAGAGTTGGAAAAAGCATTGCTTAATGGCGATGCGGATATTGCTGTCCACTCTATGAAAGATGTACCTATGGATCTAGCAAAGGGATTAAAACTGACAGCTATTTGCGAAAGAGAAGATGTGAGAGATGTCTTGATCTCAACATCAGGAGAAAATATAAAACAATTACCGTCAGGATCAAACGTAGGTTCATCGAGTTTAAGGCGTCAATCACAGTTAATGGCTTTGCGGCCTGACCTTACTGTTCAAGTGTTGCGTGGAAATATAGGAACACGTTTAGAAAAATTGGCGGCAGGTGAATATGACGCCATTATCTTAGCGGCAGCAGGTCTGATCCGTTTGCAAAAAACAAGCTGCATTAGCGAATATTTAGAACCCAGTTATTTTTTACCCGCGCCAGGTCAAGGGGCGTTGGGAATAGAGAGTCGTTCAGATGATAATGAATTACTCTCGCTAATGGCCATTTTAAATCATAAATCAACTTATGACTGTGTGTCGGCTGAGCGTGCACTAAGCCGACAGTTAGCAGGTAGTTGTCAAGTTCCTATTGCTGCTTATGCAGAGTGTTTGCCCAATGAGCAATTGCGTTTACAAGGGTTGGTTGCAAAGCCAGATGGAAGTTTGCTCATAAGAGTAGAAAAGCATGGCAGTGTTAATGAAGTTGAAAAGTTAGGTATTACTGCCGCAAGAGAATTGTTAGCTCAAGGCGCAGATAGGATTTTACAAGACTTATCATGGTCTAGCTGA